A single region of the Scyliorhinus canicula chromosome 31, sScyCan1.1, whole genome shotgun sequence genome encodes:
- the gpha2 gene encoding glycoprotein hormone alpha-2, giving the protein MHSPSDRLRRLWVGTAPPILYLGLISQRDRHRARERERDRIPTEERAQVQRRREMPGVPELCGSGLILVLLLVSGGLSPDPGEPEPGCQLYPFNLTIKSDRRGTCRGSQLIQACVGYCESSAFPSKYSVLKASGFKHNITSVSQCCTISKMQKVRVRLSCGNRREEIEIFTAKSCRCDMCRLSRY; this is encoded by the exons ATGCACAGTCCCTCTGATAGGCTCAGGAGGCTGTGGGTGGGGACAGCTCCTCCAATTCTTTATCTAGGGCTAATATCACAGCGGGACAGAcaccgagcgagagagagagagagagacaggatacCGACAGAGGAGAGAGCTCAGGTGCAGAG ACGTCGTGAGATGCCGGGTGTCCCGGAGTTGTGCGGATCCGGACTGAtcctggtgctgctgctggtctCAGGGGGATTGAGTCCTGATCCCGGGGAGCCGGAGCCCGGCTGTCAACTTTACC CTTTCAATCTGACCATCAAGAGTGATCGCCGGGGTACGTGCCGGGGGTCCCAGCTGATCCAGGCCTGTGTGGGTTACTGCGAGTCGAGTGCTTTCCCCTCCAAGTACTCCGTCCTGAAGGCCAGCGGATTCAAGCACAACATCACGTCCGTGTcgcagtgctgcaccatcagcaaGATGCAGAAG gtgaGAGTAAGGCTGTCCTGCGGAAACAGGAGGGAAGAGATCGAGATCTTCACTGCCAAATCCTGCCGCTGTGACATGTGTCGACTGTCCCGGTATTGA